A portion of the Mesobacillus boroniphilus genome contains these proteins:
- the hisA gene encoding 1-(5-phosphoribosyl)-5-[(5-phosphoribosylamino)methylideneamino]imidazole-4-carboxamide isomerase, protein MKFTIYPAIDMRGGKCVRLLQGDYDKETVYGDSPFEMAKTFAGEGAEWIHMVDLDGARDGRRVNDKFVIQAAQELGVNVQIGGGIRTETDINHYLENGVTRVIIGSIAVSNPEFAEEMVRKYGSRIAIGLDAKNGFVATHGWLNTSEMSAVELGKRFADVGVETFIFTDIATDGTLAGPNTEATRQLALETGKSVIASGGVSSLDDLAALRQLSEDGVSGAIVGKAIYEGRFSVKSALEAGDA, encoded by the coding sequence ATGAAATTCACAATCTACCCGGCAATAGACATGCGCGGCGGAAAATGCGTCAGGCTGCTGCAAGGTGATTATGACAAGGAAACCGTTTATGGAGATTCTCCTTTTGAAATGGCGAAAACATTCGCTGGCGAAGGTGCAGAGTGGATTCATATGGTCGACCTTGACGGCGCACGGGACGGCAGGCGGGTCAACGATAAATTCGTCATCCAGGCGGCTCAAGAGCTTGGCGTCAATGTCCAGATTGGCGGCGGAATCCGCACCGAGACAGATATCAATCACTATCTTGAAAATGGCGTCACTCGCGTTATTATAGGCAGCATCGCCGTATCCAATCCGGAGTTCGCTGAGGAAATGGTCCGGAAATACGGGTCCCGAATCGCAATCGGACTTGATGCGAAAAATGGATTTGTCGCGACACATGGCTGGCTGAACACTTCCGAAATGAGTGCTGTCGAGCTTGGCAAAAGATTCGCTGATGTCGGGGTGGAGACGTTTATTTTTACCGATATCGCTACAGACGGCACGCTAGCAGGACCGAACACGGAGGCAACTCGTCAGCTCGCATTGGAAACAGGCAAAAGTGTCATCGCTTCCGGAGGAGTCAGCTCACTTGATGATTTAGCCGCTCTTCGACAGTTGAGTGAAGATGGTGTCAGCGGTGCGATTGTTGGCAAAGCCATTTATGAAGGACGCTTTTCGGTAAAATCTGCGTTGGAAGCGGGGGATGCCTGA
- the hisF gene encoding imidazole glycerol phosphate synthase subunit HisF codes for MLSKRIIPCLDVKEGRVVKGVQFVQLRDAGDPVELARFYDEQGADELVFLDISASVEGRKTMVEVVREVASELAIPFTVGGGINTLEDMKRMLRSGADKVSLNTAAVNNPKLIGEGSDFFGAQCIVVAIDAKYDPELGSWRVYTHGGRTPTEWEVIEWAKEAVRLGAGEILLTSMDSDGEKKGFDLKLTRAVSEAVTVPVIASGGAGNADHFADAFNEGKADAALAASIFHYRETSVKEVKFHLREKGVTVR; via the coding sequence ATGCTAAGCAAACGGATCATTCCCTGTCTCGATGTAAAAGAAGGACGCGTCGTAAAAGGAGTGCAATTTGTGCAGCTCCGCGATGCCGGCGATCCCGTCGAGCTAGCGCGTTTTTATGATGAGCAAGGAGCCGATGAGCTCGTTTTCCTTGATATTTCCGCTTCCGTTGAAGGAAGAAAGACGATGGTCGAGGTTGTCAGGGAAGTAGCCTCAGAGCTGGCAATTCCGTTCACAGTAGGCGGGGGCATCAACACACTAGAGGATATGAAAAGGATGCTCCGCTCAGGTGCTGATAAAGTGTCCTTGAACACCGCGGCTGTCAACAATCCGAAATTAATTGGTGAAGGCTCAGACTTCTTTGGCGCACAGTGCATTGTCGTCGCAATCGATGCAAAATATGACCCGGAACTTGGATCATGGCGGGTTTACACCCATGGCGGACGGACGCCGACTGAGTGGGAAGTGATCGAATGGGCAAAAGAGGCTGTCCGCCTTGGAGCGGGGGAAATCCTGTTGACAAGCATGGATAGTGACGGCGAGAAGAAAGGCTTTGACCTTAAGCTCACCCGTGCCGTAAGTGAAGCGGTCACAGTCCCGGTCATTGCCTCAGGCGGTGCCGGAAACGCGGACCATTTTGCTGACGCTTTTAACGAAGGAAAAGCAGATGCCGCACTTGCAGCATCGATCTTCCACTATCGTGAAACCTCTGTAAAAGAAGTGAAATTCCATCTCCGTGAAAAAGGAGTGACCGTAAGATGA
- the hisIE gene encoding bifunctional phosphoribosyl-AMP cyclohydrolase/phosphoribosyl-ATP diphosphatase HisIE — protein sequence MKMNELKFDANGLIPTVIQDAATREVLTVAYMNEESLAKSLETRETWFYSRSRQELWHKGGTSGNTQKIVEIKYDCDGDALVVLVEPAGPACHTGAVSCFSENLLERSADQLTTLGDFAVVLELEKTIRQREQEMPEGAYTTYLFEKGVDKILKKVGEEASEVIIAAKNRDSEELKWEAADLLYHLMVLLQEQKLPLKEVLAVLNKRKKPSAEE from the coding sequence ATGAAAATGAATGAATTGAAGTTCGATGCCAATGGCTTGATTCCCACAGTCATCCAGGATGCGGCGACACGTGAGGTCCTGACAGTTGCATATATGAATGAAGAATCCCTTGCCAAGTCGCTTGAAACAAGAGAAACCTGGTTTTACAGCCGATCACGCCAGGAGCTCTGGCATAAAGGCGGAACGAGCGGCAACACCCAGAAAATCGTCGAGATAAAATACGACTGTGACGGAGACGCTCTAGTAGTACTAGTGGAACCGGCAGGACCTGCATGCCATACTGGCGCCGTCAGCTGTTTTTCGGAAAATCTGCTGGAGCGTTCGGCTGACCAACTGACCACATTGGGCGATTTTGCCGTCGTGCTCGAGCTCGAAAAAACGATCCGCCAGCGCGAACAGGAAATGCCGGAAGGCGCCTACACCACCTACTTATTTGAAAAAGGCGTCGACAAGATTTTGAAAAAAGTCGGTGAAGAAGCCTCAGAAGTCATCATCGCCGCCAAAAACCGCGACTCCGAAGAGTTGAAGTGGGAAGCCGCCGACCTGCTCTACCACCTGATGGTCTTGCTGCAGGAACAGAAGCTGCCGCTAAAAGAAGTACTGGCCGTATTGAATAAAAGGAAGAAACCCAGCGCAGAAGAATAG
- a CDS encoding nuclease-related domain-containing protein, with translation MIGKTREYPKEIMILETIVRRFPPDDFRKAEFEKKLYRKRAGYKGEKTLDYFLAQIDHSEMLILHDLRIPINSTHFQIDTLLITINFLLIIDSKNYTGTLIFLPEFNQLIRILNDIEEVFPDPILQTKIQASQLKTFLEKHHLTPSPIEYLVAISNTQALIKNPTNDKEVSYRVFRSSNVAFKLPPFYQKHTQPRLSKNDMKKIARHLVKAHEPFVPDPKSMNLPFDNMVQGVQCPACEAFGMDYHQGKWTCISCGHKSADAHIQALRDYFLIYGPSITSKQFREFMNVGSPSTAKRLLSSMDLTFDGTTKGRTYFPEKNFFD, from the coding sequence TTGATTGGAAAAACAAGAGAATATCCTAAAGAAATCATGATTTTAGAAACGATAGTAAGACGTTTCCCTCCAGATGATTTCAGAAAAGCGGAATTCGAGAAGAAACTTTACCGGAAACGTGCAGGTTACAAAGGAGAAAAGACGCTGGATTACTTTTTAGCACAAATTGACCACTCGGAAATGTTGATTCTGCACGATTTAAGAATCCCGATCAACAGTACTCACTTCCAAATCGACACCCTCCTCATCACCATTAATTTTCTCCTCATCATCGATTCCAAAAATTACACAGGGACACTCATTTTTCTTCCTGAATTCAATCAACTCATTCGTATACTGAACGATATTGAAGAAGTTTTTCCCGACCCAATCCTCCAGACAAAAATTCAGGCATCTCAATTAAAAACATTTCTTGAAAAGCACCACCTAACGCCTTCTCCTATCGAATACCTTGTTGCGATTAGCAATACGCAGGCTCTCATAAAAAACCCAACCAATGACAAAGAAGTTAGTTATAGAGTCTTCAGGTCATCAAATGTTGCCTTCAAGCTTCCTCCCTTCTATCAAAAGCATACACAACCCCGCCTTTCTAAAAATGACATGAAGAAAATCGCCAGACATTTAGTAAAGGCGCATGAACCATTTGTTCCCGACCCAAAATCGATGAACCTCCCATTTGATAATATGGTTCAAGGTGTGCAGTGCCCTGCCTGCGAGGCATTCGGGATGGACTACCACCAGGGGAAATGGACTTGCATAAGCTGTGGACATAAATCTGCGGATGCCCATATTCAGGCGTTGAGGGATTATTTCCTCATTTATGGCCCTTCTATAACAAGCAAGCAATTCCGAGAATTCATGAATGTCGGATCTCCTTCAACTGCGAAACGCCTGTTATCTTCTATGGATCTGACGTTTGACGGCACGACCAAAGGGCGAACCTACTTTCCGGAAAAAAACTTCTTTGATTAA
- a CDS encoding tetratricopeptide repeat protein, producing the protein MGKDSKAMKQKGQLLSFVPTGEYYFTKGVKAFHRRDLKKAEKYFQRAMHLEPGEPMIVCQLAIVQSELGEYQQSNRLLHLVLEELDENMAECHYFLANNYAHLGLFRDAFRHANLYLELNEDGEFAEDANDLLELLTMEAEEMDEDYYEEDDLIVKQEEARNHLESGEFPKAIEIFEEVIVEYPEYWSAYNNLALAYFYLGETTKARDILNDVLEQNPGNLHALCNALVFAHYQGQEKEAQDLKGNLGKIHPIHFEHQFKLGATFALVGEYELAYRWLKKLQKTGFEGDGAFYYWLAHASYFTGRENTARNAWKKVLEYSPEKEGMEPWADKPGIKFEAQVSAILNQLNSDYPEERLFALFLTSVSAKKKEILAAETSTDKMTEMEKSYLAYVTSGKLNSKEEEVKGAHETAKLLYDHHQPIGKNEAGVYIMWFSVFEQAAEAGYDFKNKKAWAAAVDYLWDKLRNIKTSKAAVAQKYGLSVSTLTKYINLANEFLQEEDSI; encoded by the coding sequence ATGGGAAAAGACTCTAAAGCGATGAAGCAAAAAGGTCAATTGCTGTCATTTGTTCCTACTGGTGAATACTACTTCACCAAAGGGGTCAAGGCTTTCCACAGGCGGGACCTAAAAAAGGCTGAAAAGTATTTCCAGCGTGCGATGCACCTTGAGCCCGGCGAACCGATGATCGTTTGCCAGCTGGCGATCGTGCAGTCGGAGCTGGGTGAATACCAGCAGTCTAACCGTCTTTTGCACTTGGTCCTCGAAGAACTGGATGAAAACATGGCGGAATGCCACTATTTCTTAGCGAATAACTATGCTCATTTGGGCTTATTCCGGGACGCGTTCAGGCACGCAAATCTTTATTTGGAATTGAATGAAGATGGCGAGTTTGCCGAGGATGCGAACGATCTGCTTGAACTTCTCACGATGGAAGCTGAAGAGATGGATGAGGATTATTATGAAGAGGATGACCTTATCGTCAAGCAGGAGGAAGCGCGCAATCACCTGGAATCTGGTGAGTTTCCGAAGGCCATTGAGATTTTCGAGGAGGTCATCGTGGAGTATCCGGAATACTGGTCAGCGTACAATAATCTGGCGCTAGCGTATTTTTACCTTGGAGAGACCACTAAGGCTCGTGACATCCTGAACGATGTCCTCGAACAGAATCCTGGCAACCTGCACGCGCTGTGCAATGCTCTAGTGTTCGCGCATTACCAGGGACAGGAGAAAGAAGCCCAGGATCTTAAGGGTAATCTAGGAAAAATACATCCTATCCACTTTGAACACCAATTCAAGCTTGGCGCAACGTTCGCGCTAGTCGGTGAGTATGAACTGGCTTACCGCTGGCTGAAGAAGCTGCAAAAAACAGGCTTTGAAGGCGACGGAGCTTTCTATTACTGGCTCGCGCATGCTTCTTATTTTACCGGCAGGGAAAATACAGCACGGAATGCCTGGAAAAAGGTACTCGAGTACAGTCCTGAAAAAGAGGGAATGGAGCCCTGGGCAGACAAACCAGGCATAAAGTTCGAAGCGCAGGTTTCGGCGATCCTGAACCAGCTGAACAGCGATTATCCCGAGGAACGCCTTTTTGCGCTATTCCTTACATCTGTATCTGCGAAAAAGAAGGAAATTCTCGCGGCGGAGACATCGACGGATAAAATGACGGAAATGGAAAAATCATACCTAGCGTATGTAACTTCCGGTAAACTGAACAGCAAGGAAGAGGAAGTAAAGGGTGCCCATGAAACAGCGAAGCTCCTTTATGACCACCATCAGCCGATCGGGAAAAATGAAGCTGGTGTCTACATCATGTGGTTCTCAGTATTCGAGCAGGCAGCTGAGGCTGGCTACGACTTCAAAAACAAAAAAGCATGGGCCGCAGCGGTAGATTATCTCTGGGATAAGCTAAGAAATATCAAGACATCAAAAGCGGCAGTCGCGCAAAAATACGGATTGTCTGTATCCACACTTACCAAATATATAAATTTGGCAAACGAGTTTCTTCAGGAAGAAGACAGCATTTAA
- a CDS encoding MoeB/ThiF family adenylyltransferase, translated as MSSRYSRQELFAPIGKEGQEKLRSKHVLLIGAGALGAANAELLVRAGIGKLSIVDRDYVEWSNLQRQQLYCEEDALQRMPKAMAAASRLRSINSEVDISPFIIDVGAMELEQLIEGVDLIIDATDNFDIRLMINDISQKYEIPWIYGGCVGSYGLSFTVIPGVSPCLSCLLETMPLGGITCDTAGVIQPAIQMVVAHQSAEALKILTGDLESLRHKLVSFDVWKNHYSAVNVSSLKKESCPSCGQERSYPFLSYENQTKAAVLCGRDTVQIRPGTIQARDLDQLEETLGALGIKTQRNPFLLSFPVGSARMVAFQDGRVFVHGVKDIAEAKTLYHRYLG; from the coding sequence TTGAGCAGCCGATACTCTCGCCAGGAATTATTCGCTCCCATCGGCAAAGAAGGGCAGGAAAAGCTGCGGAGTAAGCATGTATTACTGATCGGAGCGGGTGCTTTGGGTGCAGCAAACGCAGAGCTGCTTGTCCGTGCAGGGATTGGCAAGCTATCGATTGTCGACCGTGATTATGTTGAGTGGAGCAACCTTCAGCGCCAACAGCTATATTGTGAAGAAGATGCTTTGCAGAGAATGCCGAAAGCAATGGCAGCAGCCAGCAGGCTTAGGTCCATTAATTCCGAAGTCGACATCTCCCCGTTCATAATCGATGTTGGGGCGATGGAACTGGAACAGTTGATTGAAGGTGTGGATCTGATTATCGATGCAACAGATAATTTTGATATTCGCCTGATGATAAATGATATCTCCCAGAAATACGAAATCCCGTGGATTTACGGGGGCTGCGTGGGAAGCTACGGCTTAAGCTTTACGGTTATACCAGGAGTTTCCCCATGCCTCAGCTGCTTATTGGAGACCATGCCATTGGGAGGGATTACCTGCGACACAGCAGGAGTGATCCAGCCTGCCATCCAGATGGTCGTCGCGCACCAGTCGGCGGAGGCTTTGAAGATTTTGACCGGGGACCTCGAATCTTTGCGCCATAAGCTTGTCTCTTTTGATGTATGGAAAAATCACTATAGCGCAGTCAATGTCTCTTCCCTGAAAAAAGAATCCTGTCCTTCATGCGGACAGGAGCGGTCATATCCTTTCCTATCCTATGAAAACCAGACAAAGGCAGCCGTACTTTGCGGAAGGGACACTGTACAGATCAGACCCGGAACCATCCAGGCCAGAGACCTCGATCAATTAGAGGAAACACTCGGCGCTCTAGGGATAAAAACACAGCGCAACCCTTTCCTGCTTTCCTTTCCAGTTGGTTCAGCAAGGATGGTCGCCTTCCAGGATGGAAGGGTGTTCGTCCATGGCGTTAAGGACATTGCTGAGGCCAAAACCCTATACCATCGGTACCTTGGATGA
- a CDS encoding thiazole synthase, translated as MLKIGPYEFNSRLMLGTGKYPSFEIQKAAVEASETEVLTFAVRRMNIFESNQPNFLEQLDLKKYKLLPNTAGAKTAEEAVRIARLSKASGLCDMVKVEVIGCDKTLLPDPVETLKASEMLLNEGFIVLPYTSDDVVLARKLQELGCHAVMPCASPIGSGQGIINPLYLKFIIEQATVPVIVDAGVGSPADAAAAMELGADGVLLNTAVSSANDPVKMSQAMRLAIEAGRLGFEAGRMPKKRYASASSPSEGMIFS; from the coding sequence ATGTTGAAAATTGGACCATACGAATTTAACTCTCGCTTAATGCTGGGAACTGGAAAATATCCTAGCTTTGAAATCCAAAAGGCAGCGGTGGAGGCTTCTGAAACAGAAGTGCTCACCTTTGCGGTTAGGCGCATGAATATTTTCGAATCAAACCAGCCGAACTTTCTTGAACAGCTAGATTTAAAGAAATATAAGCTTCTCCCGAATACCGCAGGAGCAAAAACAGCTGAAGAAGCCGTAAGGATTGCCAGATTATCGAAGGCTTCTGGGCTCTGTGACATGGTGAAAGTTGAGGTCATCGGCTGTGACAAAACACTTCTGCCTGATCCCGTGGAAACGTTGAAAGCTTCAGAAATGTTATTAAACGAAGGATTTATCGTCCTTCCTTATACATCGGATGATGTCGTCCTCGCCAGGAAACTCCAGGAGCTTGGCTGTCATGCGGTCATGCCTTGTGCCTCCCCAATTGGTTCGGGGCAAGGAATCATCAACCCACTTTATCTCAAATTCATCATTGAACAGGCGACTGTGCCGGTCATAGTTGATGCAGGAGTTGGCAGTCCTGCCGATGCAGCTGCAGCAATGGAGCTGGGTGCGGACGGTGTGCTGCTGAATACAGCGGTCTCTTCGGCAAATGACCCAGTAAAGATGTCTCAAGCTATGAGACTAGCAATCGAGGCAGGCAGACTTGGGTTTGAGGCAGGAAGAATGCCGAAAAAACGCTACGCATCCGCAAGCAGTCCTTCCGAAGGAATGATTTTTAGTTGA
- the thiS gene encoding sulfur carrier protein ThiS: protein MDLIINGEKMNIPDTAKTVSGLLNYFQLSDKVLIVELNEAILEKNTHENTLLSDGDRIEIVHFVGGG from the coding sequence ATGGATCTGATAATTAATGGCGAAAAAATGAATATACCAGACACTGCTAAAACTGTATCCGGGCTTCTGAATTATTTCCAGCTCAGTGATAAGGTTTTGATCGTGGAATTGAATGAAGCTATTTTGGAAAAAAACACGCATGAAAACACCTTGCTTTCAGATGGTGATCGGATAGAAATCGTACATTTTGTAGGAGGCGGATAA
- the thiO gene encoding glycine oxidase ThiO, with protein MDNTYDAIIIGGGINGSSIAFQLAKRGRKVAVLERERLACKSSGAAAGILGAQTELTEDGPLFEFARKSRTMFPELVKELEELSGVPTGYQNKGMYKVAATEDQLLELKDLIEFQTRAGEKAEWLPNNELLKHEPNVSSSLLGAMYIPNDGQVDARGLSLAFAKAAMVLGAEFFEYTSVNDFILQGDKVIGVQTDQGPIHSEAVVAATGAWSKFLFEKTGLSIPISPVKGECFSAIAKKPLINGTVFSHGCYIVPKQSGRLVVGATMKPNTFDEKVTVSAISALMEKAQLLVPGIADAELERAWAGIRPLSDDGLPFLGEHPSYRGLYIAAGHFRNGILLSPATGELMADLLDGKVEDLGPFRLSRISGGIHA; from the coding sequence ATGGATAACACATATGACGCAATAATCATTGGCGGGGGCATCAATGGCAGCTCGATTGCCTTTCAACTGGCAAAAAGAGGCCGCAAAGTCGCCGTCCTTGAAAGGGAAAGGCTCGCCTGTAAGTCATCAGGTGCAGCCGCCGGGATTCTTGGTGCACAAACTGAACTGACAGAGGATGGTCCCTTGTTTGAATTTGCAAGGAAGAGTCGGACAATGTTCCCCGAATTGGTCAAAGAACTTGAAGAGCTTTCCGGAGTCCCTACCGGCTATCAAAACAAAGGAATGTACAAGGTTGCAGCAACCGAGGATCAGCTCCTTGAATTAAAGGATTTGATCGAGTTCCAAACTAGAGCGGGTGAAAAAGCGGAATGGCTGCCAAACAATGAATTGCTAAAACACGAGCCTAACGTTTCCAGCAGCCTGCTTGGTGCCATGTATATTCCCAATGATGGCCAGGTTGATGCCCGCGGGCTGTCCCTTGCCTTTGCCAAAGCCGCAATGGTTCTTGGTGCCGAGTTTTTTGAGTATACAAGTGTGAATGACTTTATCCTACAGGGTGACAAGGTGATCGGAGTCCAAACAGATCAGGGACCTATCCATTCTGAGGCTGTCGTCGCAGCAACAGGCGCATGGAGCAAATTTCTTTTCGAAAAAACCGGACTTTCAATACCCATATCCCCCGTGAAAGGCGAATGCTTCTCAGCGATTGCAAAAAAGCCGCTTATTAATGGCACGGTCTTTTCGCATGGGTGCTATATCGTTCCAAAGCAATCTGGGAGATTAGTAGTTGGTGCAACCATGAAGCCCAATACCTTTGATGAGAAGGTGACCGTGAGCGCAATATCCGCACTGATGGAGAAAGCGCAGCTTCTTGTGCCTGGTATCGCTGATGCAGAATTGGAACGTGCTTGGGCCGGCATCCGTCCGCTTTCTGATGATGGTTTACCGTTTTTAGGGGAACATCCTTCGTACAGAGGGCTGTATATAGCGGCAGGACATTTCCGTAACGGAATCCTCCTGTCACCGGCAACCGGAGAACTAATGGCTGATTTATTGGATGGAAAAGTTGAAGATTTGGGTCCCTTCCGGCTTTCGCGCATTTCCGGGGGTATCCATGCCTGA
- a CDS encoding thiamine phosphate synthase has product MKKQLHVISDGKLTLDAFADIAGKIEPFTDKFHLREKQSTAKDLTKGIQLLVNKGIPLQKIIINDRADVAWSSNTGVQLAYHSLPIHQVKKSFPGLTAGCSVHSYSEAIEAARHGADYLLYGHVFVTRSKEGLPAKGLGELTSIAGKINTPVIAIGGIKPENVHQAMASGADGIAVMSGILHAEDPFKAARLYYEKLNQGGIAHG; this is encoded by the coding sequence GCCGGAAAAATCGAGCCATTCACAGACAAATTTCATTTGAGGGAAAAACAGTCAACTGCAAAGGATTTAACCAAAGGTATCCAATTGCTCGTCAATAAAGGAATACCCCTTCAGAAAATCATTATCAATGACAGGGCCGATGTTGCCTGGTCATCTAACACCGGTGTCCAGCTTGCCTATCATAGCCTTCCGATTCATCAGGTCAAAAAAAGCTTTCCGGGATTGACAGCAGGATGTTCTGTACACTCCTACAGTGAAGCCATTGAGGCAGCAAGGCACGGTGCAGATTATCTCCTTTACGGCCACGTATTCGTGACTCGTTCAAAAGAAGGACTGCCTGCAAAGGGGCTTGGTGAATTAACATCGATAGCTGGAAAAATAAATACTCCGGTTATAGCGATCGGCGGCATCAAGCCCGAAAACGTCCATCAGGCGATGGCATCCGGCGCTGACGGAATAGCTGTGATGTCCGGGATCCTCCATGCAGAAGATCCTTTCAAAGCCGCAAGACTATATTACGAGAAATTAAACCAAGGAGGTATTGCCCATGGATAA